The genomic window CCTCAGAATTACATTTGATTTGCATCATTTACTTACATATTTTCATACAGGGAAATGCAGCTCTTTCTCCTAGGTTATATAATCATTGAAATATGTGAAATATTTACCGTGGGCGAATTCCCATTGAGCGCAACTGTTCGGATAGTAAGTAGGACCAAGCTCTCAGGACCCATATGTGGAAGCTGATTGTTACCCCAGGCCTTCACCGGTATCCACCTTGGAATGATTACCGCAACATTATGGATCTTGATGCTGAATGCTGTTGTGGGCTATCAGATAATCGATGACGGGACAGCCATGTCATTGGGCCTGATGGTCGCTTCAGCAGCAGTCATATTTATTGGAACTGGATACATTGCCCTCGATACTGGATACAGCTGGACCGGACATTTTGACTCCAGCTTGACTGGTCAAGGCAATGGCCAAAATCGAAACATTGCTCTCTACGTCCTGTACCAGCTAGCACCGTTGgtgtttttgtttgtgttttttGTCCTAGAAACAGTCTTGGTCATCAAAGTTTTGGGCGAGCGTAAGCCTATGATCTTCTTAGCGGGTGCTGCGGTTTTGTTTGCCCTTGgccaaattttcaattatgTTGTTAGCCCTCACATTTGCAACGGCACGAACGGAAAAATTGATGGAGCTCTTTTCGAGACGCTCTTCACTTTACTCTCTGTGGTAATGGTATGGACCTTTTGGTCTAGCATCACAGAAGACGATTGGCCAATGCCAGTCACCAACACATATTCATGAGGAATTTAAGGAAATCAAGGAGCAATGGAGTTAGGAATTTTTGTTATAATGCGCATACGAAAGTCTTACGACAATATTAGTTTTATACCCGATGTGGTACATCTTGCTACACAAAAAGCATGAACATTGGCTCAACGATAGCGCGTATTACAGCTACAGCTCTTGTCTATGGGGTAATGAGGACGAAGAATTTCACGCCACACGAAAACGAGGGCGGAAGTAATAATGACAAGGGCGCAGCTAGGAATGATTATACGAATTGGCGGAATGGCTTGTATAACGATTTTGCGAGTATTATACCCAACATTGAACTTATAATAGGAGGAGATAGAACTTAATTCAGAGCATCAAGGTAGACCACTTTATTGCCACATACTGTATGCGATTTAAGACCCTTGTGCCCCACTCATCTCAGATTTGAATGCATGCATGGTAGCTTGTTAGTAGGGTAGATCTCCAATCGCGCAGACTCGCATACTCTATCAAGGTAGGTACAAGTGCTTTATCTGGGTATTCTTATGAGCTTGAATGTGACGCACTCTGTCGTCTAGATATTGATGGCCTTGATGCTGGACTCTAATATCCACGATGCACTGCGAACTATCTAATCTGACCATCAGAATGACACATGCAATCTTGTTTTAAGACTGGATAATGCATTATTGAATATCAGTACGGCGGTGAGCATAGTCAACCAATCGCTACCTATGTAAATActggtaggtaggtagttgcttatttttaaagttttCCCCAGACACTTCCCACACACAAGGCTGCATAAAAGCATTGTTGCTCTTGCTCTCCTCGGCAATTGGATGCTCCACTAGGAAGCTCTAGCCTTGACATTTCTCAAAGACATCAATCAGCCTTGTCCTGTTCCAAACAATCAACTAAAGATTTTAATTGCCTTCCAATTCGGTTTTCCTATTTTTTACAACCGCAAGAATGGCAGACTCTGACGGTGAATATGTCGACGATCTctcagatgatgatattggaGCACCCGCCAATGTAAATGCTGGACATGGCACTCGATCTACTGGAGCTGCCACAGGCGCTGCCGGGTCAGCTGCGAAAGAAAAAGCTGCAAATGGTGGTGGTAATAGGCGGAAAGCTGCATGGgaagatattcaaagaagTTGGGATACTGTAGTCGAAGGAGCAGATGGTAGTATCAATTCTACTGTTGAGGGGTTAAGGGAAGCTAACAAAAGGAAGAGGTAAGAGGAGCTCTCTTTTTGAAATGTCTCGCAAGTTGGCAATGTGCTGATAGTTGACCATTCCAGATTATTGAGAGATACGACGCCCTTACAGCGAGGTATTATTCGCcacttcattctcatccttgACCTCTCCTTCGCCATGACTGAAAAGGACATGCGCCCCACGCGTTACCTCCTCACCATCCGTTACGCCAGCGAATTCGTTACCGAATACTTCGAACAGAACCCTATCTCGCAACTTGGAATTATTGGCATGCGCGATGGTATTGCAGTGCGCATTTCAGATATGAGTGGAAATCCTACCGAACATATTGAGCGATTGAAAGCCCTCCGCGTAGACCAAGGTCAAGGGAATCCCAGTTTACAAAATGCTTTAGAGATGAGTAGAGCTGCACTATTTCACGCTCCAAGTCATGGTACGAGGGAGATACTTATTATATACGGTGCCCTACTTTCAAGTGATCCAGGCGATATCCATGAAACGATTTCCTCGCTAATAACGGATCGCATACGGGTTAGTATTGTAGGACTTGCAGCCCAAGTTGCCATTTGCGCCGAACTGTGCTCGCGCACTAATGCTGGGGATGATACGGCATATTCTGTTGCATTGAATGAAGAACATTTCAGACAATTAATGATGGCAACTACAACGCCCCCAGTCACGCGTACCAAAAAGCAGTCACAGAGTAGTCTACTCATGATGGGCTTCCCATCTCGAACACTCGACCCAGGAAAAAGCATGAGCTTTTGCGCATGTCATGGGAAGCTAAGTAGAGGAGGCTATCTATGCTCTCGATGTGAAAGTAAAGTGTGCTCACTCCCAGCGGAATGCCCAGCATGCGGCCTCACTCTTATTCTCTCCACTCATTTGGCCCGCTCATATCATCATTTATTCCCCTTGCGTAATTGGGCTGAAGTTCTTTGGAAAGATGCCGGAAAATCTAAAGGGTGTTATGGGTGCCAAGTAACTTTTCCCCAAAGGGACGAGCATGAGAAAAGTGCCTCCGAACAACCATTGAAGGGCATGAGTGAGAGTGGGAGATATGCGTGTGAGGTTTGTGGTAATCACTTTTGTATTGATTGTGATGTCTTTGCACATGAGGTAGTGCATAATTGCCCAGGTTGTCAGAGCGACACAAGAGGTTCGATTAGTGGTGTTGATGGGGGAGGTGGGGGAGCTCTAGCAAGGAGCTTGGAGAAGGATATGGATGCTATGGTTGAATGATCAGCATCTAGTTCAGAAGTTCTAATCCACGCGCAAACGGGGAAAATAAAACTTGGCGTCAGGGCAAAAGCATAGGCGATTGGGATAGATTTTACGGCCCAATGATTCACTAAACAAATACTAAAAAGGAGTCAGTGatcaaatgaaataatactAGCGAAAATTACAGGCGGGGCGTTTAGGAGATTGAGTTAGGATTGGATAGCACAGTAAACTGCAACTCAGCTTGgtaaatatttattcaagGAAGGACATACATATATGAGTGGAAGATGGGAGAGATATGCTATAGACAATAATGTAAGGGAAGTTAGAGAAGCGAAGCTAGCAACACTGCAACGGAACAAACTCCATACTAGTAACCGCTCTTTTTTCACATCGAGGTATCGAGGCATCGATGCATTGAAGCATTGAAGCTAAAAACATTATGCGATTGTCAAACTCCAATAGCATTGAAATGTGTTATACGTGCATATTCACAATTTCTCCGGTTCACTTCTCATAACAAGTAGTCGATCGTAGTATTTTGTAGCGGCATGTGATATAAAGTCATCAAGTCATTCTTCCAAACGCGCTCAAGCAAATTGTAAAACTGGTGCTCATATCATTCAATCATGATTTCACACCAGCCGTCGCCTCCTCGCCTCTCATCTCCCAGACTAAAAATCGTCACCACCGCCAAAATcatctcctccaccaccattATCTGCACCATCCTCGTATCCTTGATTGTATTCATTCTGATCATGATCTTGGATTCTATATGAAGCCAGTTAGTATCTCGTTTCAGAATTGCagtgaaaatggaaagaatgtaTCCAAAACTTACGCATCCTCGAGCAGCATTCCACCAATCAATCCTCCACCCAATCCTAATGCCGCACCTCCGGCCATTCCtaatccaccaccaccactctTCTGTGGCCTCTGCTGCTGATAACCGCCTCCATAACCACCTCCATAGCCGCCTCCATACCCTTGCTGTGGGGGGTAGCCTTGAGGTGGATAGCCTTGTGGCGGGTAGCCTTGTTGTTGGTAGCCTTGTGGTGGATATTGTTGCTGTTGATATCCACCATATTGTGGTTGTTGCGCATACTGCTGCTGATACTGTTGCTGCGGGGCACTTGAACTCGAACCCGAACCACTAGACTTTCCTAAAAGTTTTCCAAAGAATCCCTTTTTCTGTTCGCGCGGAGGTAGTTCTTGTTGCGAGTAGGAAGGCGTAGGAGTGTTTTGATAGTCTTGCTGGGCGTTACCGCGCGTACCACTGCTTGAACCTACACGAGCATCTTCTTCGGCTTGCAAACGACGGGCAAGTTCGGCATCGCTTTCGGTGTTAGGAGAGGGGTCGTAGGGATTACTTTTGTTGTCAGAGGGGTAGGGAGAGGAGCCGCCGGAATAGCCTGGGGGTGGACCGGGAGGAGCGCTATCACCGGAAGGATAGACAGGTTCGGTGGGTTTGTCCCAGGTAGACTTCTTGGTGTAAATATTTACGTAGAACCTAGTTTCTTATGAGCTTCCATTGTAGAGTTAGAAAAGATGAGATCAACACACACCATTCTTTGTATTCGGCGTTCCATACTGCTTTGTATCCCTCGGGAACTTTGGGGGGCGGAGGACCGGTAGGAGGGGCGAAATCATTCATCTTAAAGCCGGTGCTTCCTTATGCGTCTGTTGCTGTAAGATCGTCAGGTAgtttggaaaaagaagatggtTGAATTCCGTGAGAAGTATCTGAGCAAAATATAGGTGTCAAGATCTTAAATGACGGTCTTCTATTAAAAGAAGGTCAGTGAATGGCGAAACGATGATGAAATCTAGGTTCGCTCAGCCACAGCAAGATAGCTGATGAGGGGTTTAGTGTATGCACAGTCCCGTGGAGTGCCTAAGTCAGGGGAGAACTTGGCTACAAACTTCAGTCTCAGCTAATTGTCATGGGCACCAGTACGGAATTCCTCGAGTGCGaagatacatacctaggAAAGAGCTTGGTTGTGAtaagtacatacatacaattgcattttcaaaattatcatCCCCGTCTCATCTAcatggaagaaagatggatggtcaaattcaataaaataccATTGACTTCGCAGCCACACTTGTTATCTTGGTATCTTGGTATCCGCTGTCTTCTGACCCAATCCCAGACGTCATCCCCAAGCGAGCTAGCACTCATCTCCAGTCTGGGTGTAGTCGTACCCGCCACTCCCAATATTTAATCACCGCCAACCTTGTACTCGACTTCAccacaacaacatcaaatacTCCAgaacaaattcaatcatgAAGTTTTCCATCAGCCTTGTTACTCTGCTCTTCAGCAGCACTTTTGTCGCTGCAAGCCCTCTTTTCAGTAACGGTCAAACCGTCCTGGGAGGCAATATGGATGTTCCTGGAAACAACCCTCTCAGCTACTGCAACCCCGATCGTTCAACGGATATCCTGACGCTCGATCACGTCAATCTGAATCCCAACCCTCCACTTGCGTACGCAAAAATACTGTAGAATCTTGGGACATGACAACAGAAGCTAATTAGATAACAGTGGGGGAAAACTTACCATCGAAGCGGCCGGCAAGTTGTCGCAGAAGTTGGAGGAGGGCGCATATGTTCGCTTGCAGGTCAAGTATGGCTTGATTCGACTTATCAGCATGACAGAGGATCTGTGCAAGCAAGTATCGAACGTAGATTTGAGTTGCCCGATTGATGCTGGAGACATTACAATCACAAAAGAAGTTGAATTACCTAGCCAAATTCCTCCGGTAAGTCTTCAAGCTGCActatatttcattcttcttctaacTCACTGAATCAGGGAACTTACACCGTCTTCGCTGATGCATTCACTGCGGATGACGAACCAATTACTTGCTTAAAAGCAACAGTTACGTTTGCACGTTAGACAAACCCGATACTAGATAATAGCTGCACAATACCCTCAAATTGTACTTAGGATTTCGCGAAGAGCAGAAATTTGCATGTGGACTGTATCAAGTCGATAAATAATGGTGGTGGATAAAGGAGTTTACTTTTTGGGAATCCCTCGCCCTGGACCATGACAGATACCTCTGATCACGGTATCttttatttgcttttggGTGCGCTGGTTTCATAAGAACTAACTATACGAGAATTAACGAATGGGATTAATATGAGAGTCTATAATTTGATGTCTTGCTCAACCAATTCATTACATGCTAGTCATCACATGACAAATGCCTAAATCTTGGTGGCTTATTGAAAGTATGTAGTTTGTCAatggttgattgattatgAAGCGGAGTGATGTGGACTTTTAAACCCACAAGGACGTATATGTGCAAAACTTCATAAACTGGCATGCTCTTGTATTcatttgttgatatcaataacCCCATGAAGGTGTTAATCTCGAAAACGCCCAACTCTCTAGCCATATAAACACACAACCCTACCCATAGCACACAGTCTCCCCCTAAAACTACCACAACTGATCCTCACTCTCCAAAGAGTCTTCGAACTCTTCTCAGAACACTATCCTTCTCCGGATCGTATGGGTGATCTTTACTAGGTATCTCCAACAATGCAGGGAATGCGGCTGTGTATGTGTCTACTCGATGGCGTATACGTTCCGCAATCTGTAAATATTCTGTCAGTCTTGCGCACTTTATAGCTGATTGTGACAAGTATCGTACATGTTGGTTGATCAACAAAATACCAATATCCTTCCTCTCAGTTGTGAATCTTTCAAAGGCTTCCTCAATTGCGGCATTATCTGTCTTGTTATCGACAACGAGGAAGTTCTTCTGCGAGTCTGGTGGTGAGGTGACATGCTATGCCTTCATCAGTAATTCCTTTCTCGGGCAATAACTCCGTAGAGTAGAACAAGATATCTCATACGCCAATGCCTGCCAACAACAGTCCAGTTACAGAGTCCTACAAGGCTGGTTAGCGATATTCACGGCAGCTTGGATCGATCTGAAGCTCACCTCGTCACCAATAACGGCAAGAAATTGCCTATCCTTATAGGCAGATGCTGGAGCTGCCATATTGACTGTGTTTGTTTGATATActtcttcaaacaatcaatccaGTGGCAGCGTTAAGCAAGGTGAGCTCTCAGGTCCCACTAAAGTTATGCGCTAGCGTACGACACCCCTGGCTGCAGCTACTATGACCCACGTccaaaatataaatcatcCCCCAGAACGCCTCTGTAGTAAACAACAGGAACGGAAATCGCAAGGACGcaaattccatttcattAGCTAATCGAATTCACGATTTTTGCTCCTCGTGTTGACGTTCAATGATGTGAACATATTGTCCACATCTTTTTCATCATGCCGCGACTTGTGCGCCGAAGACCGCTTCGTGAACGGATTACGGATTGGTTTAATATTCAGGATTGGTTACTATGGATATCGGAGGAAATCGAAACCAGAGATTGGGACTCGAAAGCATATGCTAATCCACTGGGCTTTGGATTACATTTTATACTATTAATTGCGAGGGCAAATAGTGGAGACGAAGGccatggaaatggagatgatgtaTTTGGGGATGTACCTTCAGGATCGGGATGGTTGAGCTATTTGGTAAGAGTTACCATTTTGAACAGTGGTT from Botrytis cinerea B05.10 chromosome 15, complete sequence includes these protein-coding regions:
- the Bcvma7 gene encoding Bcvma7, with translation MAAPASAYKDRQFLAVIGDEDSVTGLLLAGIGHVTSPPDSQKNFLVVDNKTDNAAIEEAFERFTTERKDIGILLINQHIAERIRHRVDTYTAAFPALLEIPSKDHPYDPEKDSVLRRVRRLFGE
- the Bcssl1 gene encoding Bcssl1; translated protein: MADSDGEYVDDLSDDDIGAPANVNAGHGTRSTGAATGAAGSAAKEKAANGGGNRRKAAWEDIQRSWDTVVEGADGSINSTVEGLREANKRKRLLRDTTPLQRGIIRHFILILDLSFAMTEKDMRPTRYLLTIRYASEFVTEYFEQNPISQLGIIGMRDGIAVRISDMSGNPTEHIERLKALRVDQGQGNPSLQNALEMSRAALFHAPSHGTREILIIYGALLSSDPGDIHETISSLITDRIRVSIVGLAAQVAICAELCSRTNAGDDTAYSVALNEEHFRQLMMATTTPPVTRTKKQSQSSLLMMGFPSRTLDPGKSMSFCACHGKLSRGGYLCSRCESKVCSLPAECPACGLTLILSTHLARSYHHLFPLRNWAEVLWKDAGKSKGCYGCQVTFPQRDEHEKSASEQPLKGMSESGRYACEVCGNHFCIDCDVFAHEVVHNCPGCQSDTRGSISGVDGGGGGALARSLEKDMDAMVE
- the Bcnpc2 gene encoding Bcnpc2, with the translated sequence MKFSISLVTLLFSSTFVAASPLFSNGQTVLGGNMDVPGNNPLSYCNPDRSTDILTLDHVNLNPNPPLAGGKLTIEAAGKLSQKLEEGAYVRLQVKYGLIRLISMTEDLCKQVSNVDLSCPIDAGDITITKEVELPSQIPPGTYTVFADAFTADDEPITCLKATVTFAR